Sequence from the Podarcis raffonei isolate rPodRaf1 chromosome 16, rPodRaf1.pri, whole genome shotgun sequence genome:
cTGGGAAATAAAATagggcccttaacaaactacagttcccagaatgctttggcgGAAGCCATTGCTGTTTAAAGGGCTATCATCATGCTGTAAATCTATACCACTTCTGGGCCTGAATCTGATTTCTGCCTCCTCCTTACTGTCATTGGGCATTATCTTCACCAACCTGGTTAACCTCCTCTGGTTACACTAAGGGTGTTCAACGTCCTTCTTCAAATGTGGCTCCCAAAATAATACCCCAGTGGTGGGCTGACCCCTTCCTAGGAGGTTGGAGGGGAGTAAGAGTCCCAGGCCAGGAACTCTTACTCCCCTCCAAACCCTCCTTTCTCCTCCAAACCCTCCTTTCCCACGAGGTCATTGGCTGAACCCcatttttgtcacacacaccaAACTGCAACCAAactctcagagagagagagagagagagagagagagagagagagagagagattattcatTCATGCTCAGCCCTTGAAGTCCTCGcctttcacccacccacccctttcttaCCGTCAAACTGAGATTGTGTAAGCGGCTTGCGGGCAGAGACTTGTCGCTTGGCCCATGTTCGGCCTTCACCTCTTCCTGTCCCCTCCCCTCTGCCGCATTCCAACGTCCAGCATAGATTGTCAACTGCCTGAGGGCAGAGATCctgctccctttcctcctctttccttttccttacgAGACGCCGTAAAACAGGGAAATATATGGCGGGGCGCCGTATAAAagcacttcggaactccctgcccattgacacaTCCGGCAGGCCCCTTTTCAGCACCCGCTAAAAGCATTTTTCTTCAGACAACGCAACGCTGTGGATGTGTGCGTTTCGCCTGCTTTCTGTTTATCAGTGCAAACGCTTTCGAGtgtttgtttttagctgtttccgACCCACAATTTTATTGTCTCCTTCTTTCCGctactgtgggtccccagatgttgttggactacaacaaaacctggggacccacaggttgagaaccgctgcactatgtgatgaaataccgtatttaccccgtgtataagatgcccccatgtataagatgacccctactTTTTGAGCCCacaattaagaaataaatttatttatatatttaattgcaaCATTCCGTGTACAGTCATATATCGGgatgaagtagcttcaggttaagcatttttgggttgcactccacagcgacccagaagtaacggggcgagttacttctgggtttcgccactcgcgcatgcgcagatgctcaaaatgacgtcacgcgcatgcgcagaagtggcgaatcgcgacacgcacacacagagacatgggttgcgttcgcttcaggatgtgaacagggctccggaatggatcccgttcgcatccagaggtacccctgtataagacgaagccccaattttaaacttaaaaaaaatggggggggggactagtattatacacggaaaaatacagtaaataaatgcACCAAATGCTCTGCCTAATCAGATGCCGATGCCGCCAAAGCACTGTACCGGCGTCCCCGTGGGCGCCAGCGACgcagagaaaaacacacacacacacgaacgcTCAGGTATGCAGGTTAGGCCTTGTCTGGTCAAGTCTAGAGCCGAACCTCCCAGCAGCAGAGGGTGGGGAAGCCTCCGGGCTACAGATGCTAACACAGCAGAGGCGCAGGTCACAAACTATGCAGACGGTCGAGGCAGCCGGCCAGTCGCTCTGCTCCCTGGGCACCTTTCAACAGGCAGCTGTGCTTTCCGCCTCTGAAGAATGAAGCTGAGATCCGTCAGCTGACGCAGGGCGGGCCTGTCACTCGAGGAAGTCTCCCCGAGGCCACCCGACAGCCTCGCTCCTGCCTGCTGGGTCCGGGCTGCTTCTCCTTTCGCTCCTCGAAGCCTGGCGGAGGGCCGCTCGCATGACCTGCAGAGCATCGTGGTCCCACGGTGAGTGAGGTGCGCTTTGAGGGCTTAATAACAGAGGTGCTTCAGAGCAAGGGGCAGAGAAGGCAGGTCTGTTTGGGCAAGGAGACGCCCGCCggtctcttttctgttttcaacAAATGCTGAGCATTCGTGCTGCTCCCGGGCGAGCCGCAACAAGTCGGCGGGGTTGAGTCACCAGGGCGGCGAGAGAACGAAAAACCGGGAAGTGTGTCCGCAGGTTAAGATCAGGGAAAACTTCGGCCCCAGAAGCTAAGCTTCTAAGTCTGGGCTTTTGCTTAGGGCATGCTAAGCTTTCGGAGAGAACCGCAGCGCCCCTGGGCATGGGCAGAGTGCGTCGCCACCCCATGCTGAGTTAACAGGCCTCAGGCATTTGAGGCTGGGCACATGGGAATTAATGCGCCAAAGGCCCATGAAAAGCCcgaaagaatcatagagttgggacgCCAAGGGTtcactagtccaaccccctgcaatgttgaAACTCAGCACTGCTGGAAAACTAGTCTGAGTGGTTATCGTCCTTTAAGATGAGACCACATGTGGGCAGaatgtagaaataataataataataataataataataataataataataataatttattatttataccccccatctggctgggcttccccagccactctgggtggcttccaacaaaatattaaaataccataatccatcaaacattaaaagcttccctaaacagggctaccttcagatgtcttctaaaagtctggtagttgttgttctctttgacatctggtgggagggcgttccacagggagggtgccactaccgagaaggccctctgcctggttccctgtaacttggcttctcgcagggagggaaccgccaggaggcccttggagctggacctcagtgtccggacagtgTTCTGGGTGCATGGTTGAGTGCCTTACTTCCTTTGGAAAGTGTACAGCAAGGCGCTAGTCCTCAAGACTTGAAAATGCAGCTGCACAAAGGTGATGCATGGGTGAGGCAAAGATCAGCCTTTTTTCCATTATTAGGACCTTTGGCAAAGGGAGCAGGCCACAGTTTTCCAGCGTGAGGACAGCTTGCCTCAGCCCTATAAGAACCGCTTTGCCGTATCAGACCCAAATAGTTCCATCTTGCTTTGGACCCAGGTTCCTGACACTGTGGACAGCCAGGTGTCTCCCTGAGAAAGCTCCCTGCCACTATTTGTCCCCACTATCAAATGTTCAAAAAGGTAGCCTATCCCTGTATATGGAGGTTCCTCTAGACAGATGAAGCCTCTCCAAGAATCTGTGCAACCCTTTCATTGAACCTAGCAGCCGCCACCCCGTCATATGGAAGGAAGTTCCACAGGTCAACCACAAGTCGCCTTTTAGGGCCTCCCGCCAATCAAATTCGCTCGGCAAAAAACCCTAAATTCCACGCTTGCGAGACAGGAaagtccctccccacccccttctctccccgTGCTGTTCCCAATTTCAAAAGCTTCGCTCGCATTTCCCCATCGACGCCTTTCAAGTTCTGCTTTTCTCCTTTTCGTTGAGATGGCGGAAGTGTGGAAAAACAGTTTCGCCTCGCAGTTTTGCCTGTTTCTGCTTCTGTTGCCCCTAACCTGAGCACGGCGTTGAGGAGAAAGCCGGGAATGGGGACCCTCATTTTATGCCGCCCTGCTGTGACTTTAGCTGAGTGACCCAGCCCTCACAGAACAAGAGGAACGTACGAGGgctgcacctgttggatttctgcctgctgctCAGCTACCCAGACCCTGCCAGGATAcagtgggggggggtggcacacCTAGAGGAAATGGCTCTCCTCCCAGATATGCCTTCTGAGGGCTTGCGCCTGGGTCCACACTCCGTCAAGGATGTTTATTTCAGTCCCCAGCAATTAAGACACGCTCATTTATTATTACACAGAGCCAGGAAGCCATTAAGTGGCAAGGCTAAACTGCGGCTCGTCAGCCAGCTAATTAGCATCCTCCTCTTGGAACAGAGGAATCATTAAAAGGGGACAGGATACGTAAGCGGCAAGGATGTAGCTGCAAGAATCTTTTTTGTTactcgtttttgtttttttcctttgcaaaccACACAAGGATCTGGAACACAGGAAGAAGAGAGCGTGATGCCTTTGTCAGAGTCAGGCCGGTGGGGTTCATCCAGCTGAGTGTTCCTCACACTTACTGGCAGGtggtctccagggttttagacaggggtCTCTTACCTGGGTATGCCTTTTGGGACcgtctgcctgcaaagcagagctataataataataataataataataataataataataataataatttattatttataccccgcccatctggctgagtttccccagccactctgggcggctcccaattgagtgttataaacaatgcagcattaaatattaaaaacttccctaaacagggctgccttcaaatgtcttttaaagataggatagctgcttatttccttcacatctggtgggagggtgtttcacagggtgggcgccaccaccgagaaggccctctgtctggttccctgtaacctcacttctcgcaatgagggaaccgccagaaggccgtcagagctggatctcagtgtccgggctgaacgatgggggtggagacgctccttcaggtatacaggaccgaggccatttagggctttcaaggtcagcaccaacactttgaattgtgctcggaaatgtactgggagccaatgaagatctctcaggaccggtgttatgtggtcccggcggccgctcccagtcaccagtctacctgccacattctggattaattgcagtttccaggacaccttcaaaggtagccccacgtagagcacattgcagtagtccaagcgggagataactagagcatgcatcactctggcaagacactctgtgggcaggtagggtctcatcctgcataccaggtggagctgatagacagccaccctggacacagaattaacctgcacctccatgggcagctgtgagtccagaatgactcccaggctgcgcacctgagcTACTATCCTTTCCTTTGAAATGAATAAGATTCCAGTCCTGATGGTTCTGAATAAGGGTTGGTTGAAACTGGGGGGAAAGAAGTTGCTTTCTGCTGAattagaccattggttcatctcacTCAGTgttgtttgcactgactggcagcagctgtccaggttttcagacaggagacaattccagggattgaacccagaagCTTCTGCATGTGAATCATGTACTCCacaacagtcgtaccttggaagtcgaacagaatctgttccagaagtccgttcgacttccaaaaagtccggaaaccaaggcacggcttccgattggctgcaagaagctcctgcagccaatcggaagccacgaaAGTCGTgccagatgttcaggttccaaagaacgtttgcaaaccagaacactcacttccgggtttgcggcgttcgggagccaaaacgtccaagtaccaaggcactCAGGGTCCAAGTTATGACTGTACTccctttgaaatacagtggtacctcaggttaagtacttaattcgttccggaggtccattctgaacctgaaactgttcttaacctgaagcaccactttagctaatggggcctcctgctgctgccgcgccgccggagcacgatttctgttctcatcctgaagcaaagttcttaacccgaggtactatttctgggttagcggagtctgtaacctgaagcgtctgtaacccgaggtaccactgtaatgctaggTTCCCAATCCTTGTCAAGGGCTGACTTAggaagcaggtacagtggtacttccagttgcggacaggatccgttctggagctccagtcagatcccgaggtttctggattcagaatattttttttcttgttttcctcctccaaaaactaggtgcgtcttgtggtctggtgcgtcttatagggcgaaaaatacggtaattgggcaGAGGGGCAGAGCGAAAGGTCAGGAGGGCTCTATTGTGTGCCGCTCAACCACCACCTTGAAACTCTGAAACAGACTTCAGGAAGGAGCTGGGGTTGTTGGCTTGTGACAGAAGGATAAAAACAGGAAACCCCAGTGCATCTGTGGGGGTGGCgaggagaagagaagggaaggaaacgctgacttttaaaaatatattccgAAGCATCGTGAGAAGGCAGGGCTGCAACGGTGCCTGGCAGATCCCCCTCGCACGctggttttaaaaagaagaggagaCAGAAAAAATCAGCTTTGCGCTGCAAGCCGCATTTGGATATTTGGCGGTGCACTGGTTCACAGGAGCGGAAGGAGAGGCCTGTTCCGTCGCGGTGTCAGCGCACGAAGACTGCCACAACCCCACGTTCTGCGCTGGGCATCCCTGAACATCTCACCCGATTGAGGAGGTACGGAGAGACCAAGCAGAGATTAAATCATTgcaattaaatttttaaaaaagagttaggGTAGGTTCGGTTCCCAGAGGGATAGCCACGTTCGTCTGTCTTTCTGCCAAAGCAGCGGCGTCTTAAAGCAAGATTTATCTGAGGCCCACTTCCTCACAGTGAACAAAAACCACAGGCACGTCATGTGCAGAAATGCAGAACTGCCCCAGTTTGCCACATCACTCCGAGACTCTCAGATTTAGCTTCTTCTTCCGAACCCAGCCAGCATTTTGGGTCCGTCGTTCATGCCCAGCATCCACTGCCTTGTTCCTTATCTGAGCATGCAAAGATACCTTCCTGCAGTCAGTTCCGCAGATGTTGGCTGCTTCCAGTGTCCCATAGATGGATGAGAATATTTTTTCTCCACACCCGCCCCTCTGGCAGAAACGCACGCATACACCCTTCCTTTATTGCAGGAATGCGGAATATACAGTGGGCGTTTGGGTTGTGAACATGGTcagtgcgggatgcacgttcgcaaccggcagcggcgcgtctgcacacgtgcgggttgcgattcggcgcttctgcgcatgtgcaaagcgcaatttagtgccaAAAAACCGAAAGTAACCTGagaagacactgaggtccagctccgagggccttctggcagttccctccctgcgagaagccaagttacagggaaccaggcagagggccttctcggtggtggcacccgccctgtggaacgccctcccaccagatgtcaaagagaaaaacaactaccagacttttagaagacatctgaaggcagccctgtttagggaagcttttaatgtttaataggttattgtattttggtgttttgttggaagcccagagtggctggagaaacccagccagatgggccgggtataaataaataaataataataataataataataataataataataataataataataataattatggtacttccgggttttggtgggtgcataacccaaaaacacgcaacctgaagtggctgtaacccgaggtatgactgtatacatatatatatctgTCGAGGGCCacattaatagaatcatagaattgtagggtgggAAGGGAACTCaagagtcatctagaccaaccccatgcaatgcaggaatcacagctagaatcatagaactgtagagctggaagggaccatggcggtcatctagaccaacccccggcaatgcaggggtctcagctaaagcatccatccaaccactgcttacaaacctccaaggaaggagagtccaccactcttactctcagaaagttcttcctggtgcttCATTAGAATCTTGTTTCTTGTACCTTGAAGCCGTTGATttgggtcctaccttccagagcagcagaaaacaagcttgctccatctcccatgtgacagcgCATGTGAtggcttcagatatttgaagctgACTAGCATATCTACCCAGCTTCCTCAatcgttcctcatcaggcttggtttccagacccttgatcatcttggtcaccctcctctgcacagctcatcaatatccttctcaaactgtggtgcccagctcatcaatatccttctcaaactgtggtgcccagaactggacgcatAATTCCACGtgggatctgaccaaggcagaatacagcagtacagtcatacctcacgttacgtctgcttcatgctacgttctttcaggttacatccctcAGCGactcagaagtactggaaagggttacttccaggttttgccactcgcgcatgcgcagatgtgcaaaatgacatcatgcacatgcgcagaagcagcgaatcacaacccacatgtgcgcagatgcgccgctgcaggttgtgttcttttcatgttccgaacgggcctccggaacggatcctgtttgcaaccagaggtaccactgtattatcactccccttgatctggacactagacttctgtcaatgcagcctagaattacattggattttttttgctgctgcagcaaaaatgAGTATCTGTCTGGGGCTGCATGTTGACAATGGGCAAGGCCAGAGCCACTGGTAGGCAGTGTTATAgacttctgtctgtctgtctgtctgtctgtctgtctgtctgtctgtctgtctgtctgtctgtctctctctctctctctctctctctctctctctctctctctttctgtcaccCACCACACACTTTCCCTGCTTTGCTCCTCTCCCTCAGTGCTATCCCCACCCCCATTAAATTACCCCAGGGGCTGCATGCCCAACCCTTGATTTTGTTGGTGGCAAGGGGGGAGAAAAttatataaaaggagaattccatggaagccaagatccaggtttggggcaagtactctttggtaagAGAACCCTTctagagatttaaaatcacaaaataagtGTGGAAACATAGGTTGTGAGGCTTTTAAAATATGCTCTCGTGAATGAGCTCCAGAATAGTCCCCTCTTCCCCTAGAAAAAGGcgacatgtttggtaagttaaaatggtttacttacaaactctctaaAGGTCATGTTCATGTgctttttccatacagcattcagaaaacaaTGCAGAGGCAGTAAAACATAGCTTCACTACAGTGCTGAAAGTtcttaaattattggtataggaacacaagaatggcttgtaagagccatgcagtctgagcttggagcaaccagctcattGAGTTTCTCAGGTAGATTGGAGGGGAACAAAGTCTTGATTACCTaagtccctcccaaggtgagctaagcctggcaggacagcttactctattgttttaaccccttcatgtattaattaagacttaagcatgttggttatattgagctggttatcccacagataACTCCTATATTCCTCACCTCCGAATTCTGGTTCGACACGGAGAATGTTCAGACAGACCACACAGACACAACACTGTCCCGAGAAGTCTCTCTCAGCAGCCATTCTCCCTCTCACACAGAAACAGAAGCCAGTTAAAAACGACAGTTAGtggaataacagtcacaacagaaaCGGAATGCCGTTCTCATGTGACTCACAGACAGCATATCACATGAGAGGGGGGAAACCCCATGTTAAAAGTACACAGTAATTTAACGTAAGAAAATATTCCCATTTCGGGAAATTAAGTAATTATCCTTAacagtggcctggggagaggagggTTATCCTGGGGCGAGTCCAGCCTGCCTTATAAAACCTCTCCGTTGCCTTTTCCAGGCAGCCACGATGGAGGCGTTCAGCTCCCGCAACTTGGCCATGCAGGCCGAGAAGAAGATTCTCAGCCGGATGGCCAGCAAGTCCATGGCCAATATGTTCATTGACGACACCAGCAGCGAGATCCTGGACGAGCTCTACCGGATCTCCAAGGAGTACACGCAGAACCGGACCGAGTCCCAGAAGGTCATCAAGAACCTCATCAAGGTGGCGGTCAAGATCTCCGTCCTGTACCGCAACAACCGCTTCAGCCCCGAGGAGCTGGGCCTGGCGGAGGAGTTCAAGAGGAAGCTCCACCAAGGAGCCATGACAGCCATCAGCTTCCATGAGGTGGAGTTCACCTTTGAGAAGGCCGTCCTGGCCGAGCTGTTGAGAGATTGCAGGGACCTGCTGCTCCGGCTGGTCGAGAAGCACCTGACGCCCAAATCTCACGGGCGCATCCGGCATGTCTTTGACCACTTCGCCGACACGGAGCTCCTGGCGAAGCTCTACAGTCCCGGGGAGCCCTACCAGCCACGGCTGAAGAAGATCTGCGAGGGGATGAACCGTCTCATCGACGAGGGGAAGTTGTGAAACCCACCGAAGAGGAGGACGAAAAAGGTGGAAAGGACCGCACatgcggggtggggagggggagacacgAAATTTAACATTGGCCAAATCCTTCAAGGACCTAGGGAttcagatagactgcctctggacctggggGCTCCATAAgcagagagccctgctggatcaagcgaGAGGggacttgttaagttgtgggtaaacatatcagacgacacagcgattcttcaaacagctagGGGTCCAGGTAGACTGTTTCTGGGCCTGGAGGTTCCATCAGGGCATGAGacgagccctgttggatcaggccaactgGAGAAGAATAAATGGGTTTACCCTGTCGTGAGAAAACAAGACGAGGGGTGCTTCTTGTGATCTCTTTGGCAGGCCGGTAGCACCCACAGAACTTGTTTGTGGGGTGGCCCTATCAGAAACTCAGCCCCTCCCAGCCTCCCTTCCGATGTCTTCAGAAGCCTGCGTGTTCCGCAGCTCATCTCTGCAGCCagtaaggactagaaacttggagATGAAAACCGAGTTTCGAAAAATCCAGAGGGGAGAGTGATGGGCAGTAAACCGCAAAACCACCTCTGGCTGCGTACACCGGAGCTCTATACCAAACCTTCCTGGTCCATCATCAATGAGAAGaaatgttgtgttttatattctttaaatgCTGTTTGCAGATGTTTACTTTGTTATGTTTggtgcgggggggagggggagagaccttgccactacttttttatttttgcttctccTCTGAAGTCACAGATCCTTTCGATGTCTGTATCACCACCTCTGGCTGTTGATCATGATGGTATCTGACAAGGTTGATGGGAACCATAGAGCTCAAGCGCCAGTTGATGGGAAAGCGTTCCCTAGGAAAAGGGACCGTTTGCtaaaccgctctgggaatcatagctctatGACGGGGTTGGGAGGTCTCTTAACAATGCTtatcacccttagcaaactatagttcccaggatttctcggggggggagggagccacGGCTGTTTAAAGCGGCAGGCACAGAGCTTTAAGTGTATTGCGGCCTTGGTGAGTTGCAGACAACAGTCCATCCCTCGCTGCAAgatcagcaccctggacagctgccCCAGAGGAAAACCAGCTTGCAGCAAAAAAACGGGTTGCTCTCTCTTTCGTCCCTTGAGAAGAGTTTTGCTCAAGATCTCAGGGATTTCGACTCAGGGATTGCACAGACTGAAAACCAAACAAATAAATGTTTCTTTTCAAATGCACGGTGTTCCCATTTCCTTAAGACAGGCAGCCACGGCGGGGCAGAAGAAGAAGGGGCAGCCAAAACCGTGAGCCCCCTGCAGACCCACCTGGCCCAGTCCTGCCGTCTAGGATAGGGAGATTGAGAAACGGCCTGCTTTTGTTTCAATAGCTTTCTCATTGGTCCTTCTTCGGCTCCTCAGAT
This genomic interval carries:
- the TNFAIP8L2 gene encoding tumor necrosis factor alpha-induced protein 8-like protein 2; this encodes MEAFSSRNLAMQAEKKILSRMASKSMANMFIDDTSSEILDELYRISKEYTQNRTESQKVIKNLIKVAVKISVLYRNNRFSPEELGLAEEFKRKLHQGAMTAISFHEVEFTFEKAVLAELLRDCRDLLLRLVEKHLTPKSHGRIRHVFDHFADTELLAKLYSPGEPYQPRLKKICEGMNRLIDEGKL